The following coding sequences are from one Bacillus sp. (in: firmicutes) window:
- a CDS encoding DUF1641 domain-containing protein: MGEAGNGAVMETPMDHLLVEKLSDPRTIEQLIRLLDQLENVTFLLDMLENFLRRGPEFADSINELVILLRQSVTSSEYATRLEHALTSLQRMQEFLDSPQIQELFKSDVLDVRSVQTIGKVFRSLHEASKESEEAGTKRVGIIGLMRALSDPEVQPALNFVLHFARHLSKEINDA; encoded by the coding sequence ATGGGGGAAGCTGGGAATGGAGCAGTCATGGAGACGCCAATGGATCATCTGTTGGTTGAAAAGCTTTCAGATCCGCGAACGATTGAGCAACTAATCCGCCTGCTCGATCAGCTGGAGAATGTAACGTTTCTTCTAGATATGCTGGAAAATTTTCTTCGGCGCGGACCAGAATTTGCTGATTCGATTAACGAACTTGTTATTTTGTTGCGACAAAGCGTAACTAGTTCAGAATATGCTACGCGTTTGGAGCATGCATTAACCTCGTTGCAGCGAATGCAAGAATTCCTCGACTCTCCACAAATTCAAGAGCTGTTCAAATCTGATGTTTTAGATGTACGTTCGGTGCAAACAATTGGAAAAGTGTTTCGTTCATTGCATGAGGCCTCTAAAGAGTCGGAGGAAGCGGGAACGAAACGTGTGGGAATCATTGGTCTGATGAGAGCGTTAAGTGATCCCGAAGTGCAGCCAGCACTTAATTTTGTTCTTCATTTTGCACGACACTTATCGAAGGAGATCAACGATGCATGA
- a CDS encoding HypC/HybG/HupF family hydrogenase formation chaperone encodes MCLAIPGQIVEMFDDDRRYAMVDVCGVRRKINIDLLKNERPLLGDWVLIHVGFAMSKISEEQASEQLRLLSMLDESEEAIEEVKGYQFDKEKI; translated from the coding sequence ATGTGTTTAGCGATTCCAGGGCAAATTGTAGAAATGTTTGATGATGATCGTCGTTATGCCATGGTGGATGTTTGCGGAGTACGCCGCAAAATTAACATTGACCTATTGAAAAATGAAAGACCCCTTCTTGGAGATTGGGTGCTTATTCATGTTGGATTTGCGATGAGTAAAATTAGCGAGGAACAAGCAAGTGAACAACTGAGATTGCTAAGCATGTTAGATGAATCGGAGGAAGCGATAGAGGAAGTAAAAGGGTACCAATTTGATAAAGAAAAAATTTAA
- a CDS encoding nickel-dependent hydrogenase large subunit, translated as MKKQDTIVKTNKKEIKVHSLGRVEGDLDVKVAIEDGVVVDAWTQATMFRGFEIILKGKDPQAGLIVTPRICGICGGSHLTKAVYALDTAWGTEVPPNATLIRNIAQAAETIQSIPRWFYALFAIGLTHKNYSSSKLYDEVVRRWAPFEGDHYEIGVTVSAKPVEIYAIFGGQWPHSSFMVPGGIVSAPTLSDITRSISILEYYRENWLEKILLGSSVERWLENKTWDDVLAWLDEKPEHRDSDLGLFIRYSMEIGLDKYGAGPGRYLATGTFFNPQQYRYPTIEGRNAALITRSGIFDGENFHDFDQERVREDHTYSYYRGSGAYHPFEGVTDPVDPMEGQKEGKYTFAKAPRYNIPLIGESPLEVGPLARQVIAGRPGAQEWQDYDPLFLNILKEIGPSVMVRVLARLHEAAKYYLRMKDWLKQIDLNEKFYIKPKELPEGRGFGATEAARGALADWIQIKDGKIENYQVITPTAWNIGPRDRHDQRGPIETAMIGVPIKNPEDPVELAHIAQSYDSCLVCTVHAYDAKSQKELAKYEVVKMC; from the coding sequence ATGAAAAAACAAGATACGATTGTAAAAACAAATAAAAAAGAGATTAAAGTCCATTCTCTAGGACGCGTTGAAGGCGATTTAGATGTAAAAGTAGCCATTGAAGATGGAGTGGTTGTGGACGCTTGGACGCAAGCAACGATGTTTCGCGGTTTCGAGATAATTTTAAAAGGAAAAGATCCGCAAGCTGGTTTGATTGTTACCCCTCGAATATGCGGCATTTGCGGTGGAAGCCATCTCACGAAAGCCGTATATGCACTCGATACGGCGTGGGGCACGGAAGTACCGCCGAATGCGACGCTCATCCGCAATATTGCTCAAGCGGCGGAAACGATTCAAAGCATTCCTCGGTGGTTTTATGCGTTGTTTGCAATCGGTTTAACGCATAAAAATTACTCTTCTTCCAAGTTGTACGATGAAGTGGTTCGACGTTGGGCTCCTTTTGAGGGAGATCATTATGAGATAGGCGTCACTGTTTCAGCTAAGCCAGTGGAAATTTACGCGATCTTCGGTGGTCAATGGCCACATTCTAGCTTCATGGTTCCTGGAGGCATTGTTAGCGCGCCGACGTTGTCCGATATTACTCGCTCTATCTCGATTTTGGAATATTATCGTGAAAATTGGCTGGAGAAAATTTTGCTTGGTTCGTCCGTTGAACGATGGTTGGAAAACAAGACTTGGGACGATGTGCTTGCGTGGCTGGATGAAAAGCCAGAACACCGCGATTCCGATCTTGGTTTGTTCATTCGTTATAGTATGGAAATTGGCTTAGACAAATATGGAGCAGGTCCGGGACGCTATTTAGCTACTGGAACCTTTTTCAATCCACAGCAATATCGCTATCCGACGATTGAAGGACGCAATGCTGCGTTAATTACTCGTTCTGGAATATTTGATGGAGAAAATTTCCATGATTTTGATCAGGAACGGGTACGGGAAGACCACACGTATTCTTACTATCGTGGCAGTGGTGCTTACCATCCATTTGAAGGAGTTACCGATCCAGTGGATCCAATGGAAGGACAAAAAGAAGGAAAATACACCTTTGCTAAAGCACCACGTTACAATATTCCACTCATTGGAGAATCTCCGCTGGAGGTAGGACCTTTAGCTCGCCAAGTCATCGCCGGACGCCCTGGTGCGCAAGAATGGCAAGATTATGATCCTCTATTTTTGAATATTTTGAAAGAAATTGGACCAAGTGTGATGGTGCGTGTATTGGCACGTCTACACGAAGCTGCCAAATATTATTTGCGCATGAAAGATTGGTTGAAGCAAATCGATTTAAACGAAAAATTTTATATCAAGCCGAAAGAATTGCCTGAAGGACGTGGATTCGGGGCTACGGAAGCAGCTCGTGGCGCTTTGGCGGACTGGATTCAAATTAAAGATGGAAAAATTGAAAATTATCAAGTCATCACTCCGACAGCATGGAACATTGGACCTCGAGATCGTCACGATCAGCGCGGGCCAATCGAAACAGCGATGATTGGCGTCCCTATTAAAAATCCTGAAGATCCGGTCGAATTGGCTCATATTGCCCAAAGCTATGATTCGTGCCTTGTGTGCACCGTTCACGCTTATGACGCTAAGTCACAGAAAGAGTTAGCCAAATATGAAGTCGTTAAAATGTGTTGA
- a CDS encoding hydrogenase maturation protease, with protein MTVIIGCGNLLRCDDGAGPMLIRKLWEQGVPEGVRLADGGTAGMDVAFQIGDTDELILVDACKSGAEPGTIFEIPGEEVETPPLKDVNLHNFRWDHALALGRWLLKSRFPKKVTVFLIEAENLSHGFGLSPTVEAALNVLTEELLQRLGGKTSEV; from the coding sequence ATGACCGTTATTATTGGATGTGGTAATTTACTCCGATGTGATGATGGGGCAGGACCTATGCTAATCCGCAAATTATGGGAACAGGGGGTTCCCGAAGGAGTCCGTTTAGCTGATGGCGGAACTGCTGGCATGGATGTAGCTTTTCAAATCGGGGATACAGATGAACTGATTCTTGTAGATGCCTGTAAGTCAGGAGCGGAGCCAGGCACAATTTTTGAAATTCCCGGTGAAGAGGTGGAAACACCACCACTAAAGGATGTTAATCTTCACAATTTTCGCTGGGATCATGCGCTTGCCTTAGGCAGGTGGCTTCTTAAAAGCCGCTTTCCAAAGAAAGTGACTGTTTTCCTGATCGAAGCCGAAAACTTATCGCACGGATTTGGATTGTCCCCAACAGTGGAAGCTGCCTTGAATGTTTTGACAGAGGAGTTGCTTCAACGATTAGGAGGGAAGACAAGTGAAGTTTGA
- a CDS encoding NifU family protein, which produces MKVYQEEDFQALAERVDRLLDSIKGMPEDARSKAMELKKAIEAVHEHALRKLVRTFRETEAGKELLLKAVEDPSIYAMFLMHGIIKQDLFTRVAAALEEVRPYMRSHGGGVELVKVEGKTAYVRLEGACSGCSLSAVTLKNGVEEAIKARVPEIEQVAMVEEEVSSGYLPVHVMGDTDNLEQNGWVQGPSVSELQEGHPVRFSHEESDVLLVRMDGKVMAFRDQCPHMGMPLNGGLVDGPTITCPWHGFRFDLSTGECITAPHVQLEPFPVRVEEQKIWIRLG; this is translated from the coding sequence ATGAAAGTTTATCAAGAAGAGGACTTTCAAGCCTTGGCCGAACGGGTGGACCGACTATTGGACTCGATTAAGGGAATGCCAGAAGATGCTCGATCGAAGGCGATGGAATTGAAAAAGGCCATTGAAGCGGTTCACGAACATGCTCTTAGAAAACTTGTCCGAACGTTTCGGGAAACGGAAGCAGGAAAAGAGTTACTGCTGAAGGCGGTAGAAGACCCTTCGATATATGCCATGTTTTTGATGCACGGAATCATTAAACAAGATTTGTTTACCCGTGTTGCTGCCGCGCTTGAAGAGGTGCGTCCTTATATGCGTTCTCACGGGGGTGGCGTGGAACTAGTTAAAGTGGAAGGAAAGACGGCTTATGTTCGCCTCGAAGGAGCTTGTTCCGGTTGTTCTCTATCCGCTGTGACGCTGAAAAATGGAGTTGAGGAAGCGATTAAAGCTCGCGTTCCAGAAATCGAACAGGTTGCAATGGTCGAAGAGGAAGTGTCTTCAGGATACTTGCCGGTGCATGTTATGGGTGATACTGACAATTTAGAACAAAATGGATGGGTGCAAGGACCATCCGTCTCGGAACTTCAAGAAGGGCATCCTGTTCGTTTTTCGCATGAGGAGTCCGACGTTTTACTAGTGCGCATGGATGGAAAAGTAATGGCCTTTCGCGATCAGTGTCCTCATATGGGGATGCCTCTAAACGGAGGACTCGTGGACGGCCCTACGATTACTTGTCCATGGCATGGCTTCCGTTTTGATTTATCGACCGGGGAATGCATAACCGCACCACACGTACAACTAGAACCATTTCCAGTACGGGTGGAGGAACAGAAAATATGGATACGCTTAGGTTAA
- a CDS encoding hydrogenase, which yields MVNVLWMHGGACNGNTQSFLNAEEPTVIDLVTDFGINILYHHSLSMEFGEQVRRLYEEILNDEIPLDILVVEGTIIQGPNGTGHYDMLMDRPKKDWIWDFAQKAQYVVAIGDCACWGGVPATKPNPSESIGLQYLKEKRGGFLGTQFRSKAGLPVINIPGCPAHPDWVTQILVAIATGRLEDVVLDELQRPQTFFKTFTQTGCTRVQYFEWKEPVEEFGQGTRKGCLFYEQGCRGPMTHSPCNRILWNRQSSKTRAGMPCIGCTEPQFPYFDLAPGTVFKTQKILGSIPKEVPEGSDPLSYSVNAALARSVAPKWAKEDMFVP from the coding sequence GTGGTAAATGTCCTTTGGATGCATGGCGGTGCGTGCAATGGAAACACTCAATCCTTTTTAAATGCGGAAGAGCCGACGGTCATTGATTTAGTTACCGATTTCGGCATTAACATCCTGTATCATCACTCTTTGTCGATGGAGTTTGGCGAACAAGTCCGCCGCCTTTATGAGGAAATTCTCAATGACGAAATTCCGCTCGATATCTTGGTGGTAGAAGGGACCATTATTCAAGGGCCAAACGGAACTGGACACTATGATATGCTCATGGATCGTCCGAAAAAAGATTGGATTTGGGATTTTGCCCAGAAAGCGCAATATGTCGTAGCAATTGGTGACTGTGCGTGCTGGGGAGGGGTACCGGCGACAAAACCGAATCCGTCTGAGTCGATTGGTCTTCAATACTTGAAAGAAAAACGCGGGGGATTTCTAGGAACACAGTTCCGTTCGAAAGCAGGATTGCCTGTCATTAATATTCCTGGATGTCCGGCTCATCCTGACTGGGTGACACAAATTCTTGTTGCTATTGCTACCGGCCGTTTGGAAGACGTTGTCTTAGACGAACTTCAACGTCCTCAAACCTTCTTTAAAACGTTCACCCAAACTGGATGTACGCGTGTTCAATATTTCGAGTGGAAAGAACCAGTCGAAGAGTTCGGACAAGGTACCCGAAAAGGATGTCTCTTTTATGAGCAAGGCTGTCGAGGCCCAATGACTCATTCGCCATGCAACCGGATTCTATGGAACCGTCAATCTTCGAAAACACGGGCAGGAATGCCTTGTATTGGCTGTACAGAGCCGCAATTCCCGTACTTTGATCTAGCACCGGGAACAGTGTTTAAGACGCAAAAAATTCTCGGTTCGATCCCAAAAGAAGTGCCAGAAGGAAGCGATCCGCTCAGCTACTCAGTGAATGCGGCATTGGCGCGGTCAGTGGCGCCGAAGTGGGCAAAAGAAGATATGTTTGTGCCGTGA
- the hypA gene encoding hydrogenase maturation nickel metallochaperone HypA: MHELSIAHSLVELAMESSKNLELKRVKALYLKLGVLSGVVKEALEFSFDVVVQGTPLEGAKLIIEDVPITVFCPDCQEAQVLPEPFPMRCPVCGTKTGQVLAGREMELYALEGEEENARTNIESKNC, translated from the coding sequence ATGCATGAGTTATCTATTGCCCACAGCTTAGTTGAACTAGCCATGGAATCAAGTAAAAATTTGGAATTAAAGCGAGTTAAAGCGCTGTATTTAAAACTTGGTGTTTTGTCGGGAGTGGTAAAAGAAGCTTTAGAATTTTCCTTCGATGTAGTCGTTCAAGGAACTCCTTTGGAAGGAGCAAAGCTGATCATTGAAGATGTTCCCATAACCGTTTTCTGTCCTGACTGCCAAGAAGCTCAAGTTTTGCCCGAACCATTTCCTATGCGTTGTCCAGTGTGCGGAACAAAAACAGGACAGGTGCTCGCAGGACGAGAGATGGAATTGTACGCTTTGGAAGGTGAAGAAGAAAATGCAAGAACTAATATTGAATCCAAGAATTGTTGA
- a CDS encoding alpha-ketoacid dehydrogenase subunit beta, producing the protein MTRKISFSQAINESMKLAMRKDENVILLGEDVAGGAAVDHLQDDEAWGGVMGVTKGLVQEFGRDRVLDTPIAEAGYIGASVTAAATGLRPIAELMFNDFIGSCLDEVMNQAAKLRYMFGGKAKVPLTIRTMHGAGFRAAAQHSQSLYALFTHIPGLKVVVPSTPADAKGLLLSSIFDDDPVIFFEDKTLYNMKGEVEEGFYTIPIGKADIKRKGNDLTIVAIGKQVHTALKAADMLVEKGIETEVIDPRSLSPLDEDTILSSVAKTGRLIVIDEANPRCSVATDISALVADKGFDYLDAPIKLITAPHCPVPFTPVLEDLYLPTPEKVLYAVAEMIGDETFVAV; encoded by the coding sequence ATGACAAGAAAAATTTCTTTTTCACAAGCAATAAACGAATCCATGAAGCTAGCTATGCGTAAGGATGAAAATGTCATTCTCTTAGGTGAGGACGTAGCCGGTGGTGCGGCTGTTGACCATTTACAGGATGACGAGGCATGGGGAGGCGTCATGGGGGTTACGAAAGGGCTTGTTCAAGAATTTGGAAGAGATCGTGTTTTAGATACACCGATCGCAGAAGCTGGATATATTGGTGCTTCTGTTACGGCAGCAGCGACCGGACTACGGCCAATTGCGGAATTAATGTTCAATGATTTTATTGGCAGTTGTCTTGATGAAGTCATGAATCAAGCAGCAAAACTTCGCTATATGTTCGGTGGAAAGGCAAAGGTACCGTTAACCATTCGAACGATGCATGGTGCTGGATTCCGTGCAGCTGCTCAACATTCGCAAAGTCTTTATGCGCTTTTTACCCATATACCTGGTTTGAAAGTTGTTGTTCCTTCTACACCAGCAGATGCGAAAGGTCTTCTACTTTCCTCGATTTTTGATGATGATCCAGTAATCTTTTTCGAGGATAAAACACTCTATAACATGAAGGGGGAAGTAGAAGAAGGATTTTATACTATTCCGATTGGTAAAGCAGACATAAAAAGAAAAGGAAACGACCTCACGATTGTGGCAATAGGAAAACAAGTCCACACCGCCCTAAAGGCCGCTGATATGCTTGTGGAAAAAGGAATTGAAACAGAAGTAATTGACCCAAGAAGTCTGTCCCCGCTTGATGAAGATACTATCTTATCTTCTGTCGCAAAAACAGGACGTCTGATCGTGATTGATGAGGCCAATCCAAGATGCAGCGTAGCAACCGATATTTCCGCGTTGGTAGCGGATAAGGGATTTGATTATTTAGATGCCCCTATAAAATTGATTACTGCTCCACACTGTCCAGTTCCGTTTACACCTGTTTTAGAAGATCTCTACTTGCCAACACCAGAAAAAGTGCTTTATGCAGTGGCAGAAATGATAGGGGATGAAACATTCGTAGCTGTATAA
- the hypB gene encoding hydrogenase nickel incorporation protein HypB — MQELILNPRIVEIRQNVLKKNDLLARDLRKRFRKASVYVVNLVSSPGTGKTTLLTEVLTRLSKRYQVAALVGDLATENDADRLRKSGANVRQITTGTVCHLEAEMIERSLQDWDLDKIDFLFIENVGNLVCPASYDLGENQRVVLFSVTEGEDKPVKYPTIVNSADTAIITKIDLAEAVGFQRNRFYEALNEVRPGIRIHEVSVRTGEGIDEWISRLEKDKSEFGSMSGTL; from the coding sequence ATGCAAGAACTAATATTGAATCCAAGAATTGTTGAAATTCGCCAGAATGTTTTGAAGAAAAATGACCTTCTTGCTAGAGATTTACGGAAGCGCTTTCGAAAAGCGAGTGTTTATGTCGTCAATCTCGTTTCCAGCCCCGGAACGGGAAAAACGACGCTGCTAACAGAAGTGCTTACCCGACTAAGCAAACGGTATCAAGTAGCCGCTTTAGTGGGCGATTTAGCAACGGAGAACGACGCGGATCGCTTGCGGAAAAGCGGGGCAAACGTACGCCAAATTACTACTGGAACCGTTTGCCATCTAGAAGCGGAAATGATTGAGCGTTCGTTGCAAGATTGGGACTTGGATAAAATTGATTTTCTTTTTATTGAAAATGTTGGGAACCTCGTCTGTCCCGCAAGTTATGATTTGGGAGAAAATCAACGTGTTGTTCTTTTTTCGGTGACAGAGGGAGAGGACAAACCGGTAAAATATCCAACCATCGTCAACAGCGCTGATACAGCGATCATTACAAAAATTGATTTAGCGGAAGCGGTAGGTTTTCAACGGAATCGTTTTTATGAAGCGTTGAATGAGGTACGGCCAGGTATTCGCATACATGAAGTTTCTGTTCGTACCGGAGAAGGAATCGACGAATGGATTTCGCGTTTAGAAAAGGACAAATCAGAATTTGGTTCTATGTCTGGCACCCTATAA
- a CDS encoding 2-oxo acid dehydrogenase subunit E2 produces the protein MPVEIIMPKMGMSMEEGTVVEWLKKKGDPVKKGDSVVVISSEKIEKEIEAPEDGVLLEILVQQDETVPVGKAIGYIAKKNEKVERNQSTTTTQQVNQESAASVETLKRMEMISRKPRVSPAARKLAKEAGIDLNSIKGSGPKGRITRADIQKAIKEKHSDAELQINKQQDIAPVEQKQIKQNPLNQSEVTVKPINGMRKVIASRMFTSLQQSAQLTIHMRADVTELLKVQKKARAELIDEKDVKLTITDFVAKATILALLTQKEMNSLYQDDHIYTYDSVHLGVAVALENGLVVPVISHAEKLSIKQISKKIKELSLRAKVGNLQSEEMKGSTFTISSLGAYGVEFFTPILNPPEVGILGVGSITDTPVFVGDEVQRRSLLPLSLTFDHRVIDGAPASKFLSIIKDYLEKPYKMFI, from the coding sequence ATGCCTGTTGAAATTATTATGCCAAAGATGGGAATGAGCATGGAAGAAGGTACGGTTGTTGAATGGTTAAAGAAAAAGGGAGATCCTGTTAAAAAAGGAGATTCCGTGGTTGTTATTAGTTCCGAAAAAATCGAGAAAGAAATCGAAGCGCCAGAGGATGGTGTGCTATTAGAAATCCTCGTCCAACAAGATGAAACGGTTCCGGTTGGAAAAGCGATTGGCTATATCGCCAAGAAGAATGAAAAAGTTGAACGTAATCAATCAACAACAACAACGCAACAAGTGAATCAAGAGAGTGCTGCCTCCGTTGAAACTTTAAAACGTATGGAAATGATTAGTCGTAAGCCAAGAGTTTCACCAGCTGCTAGGAAACTAGCAAAAGAAGCAGGAATTGATCTTAATAGTATTAAAGGTTCGGGTCCAAAAGGAAGAATTACAAGAGCAGATATACAAAAAGCGATCAAAGAGAAACATTCAGATGCTGAGCTTCAGATCAATAAGCAACAGGATATTGCACCGGTAGAACAAAAACAGATAAAACAAAATCCACTCAACCAGTCGGAGGTTACGGTTAAACCAATAAACGGAATGAGAAAAGTGATTGCATCAAGAATGTTTACCAGCCTGCAGCAATCTGCACAGCTCACAATTCATATGCGGGCTGATGTCACCGAACTGCTCAAAGTACAGAAAAAGGCAAGAGCAGAGCTAATAGATGAAAAAGACGTTAAACTAACGATAACAGATTTTGTTGCTAAGGCTACAATTTTAGCCTTACTCACACAAAAAGAGATGAACAGCTTGTATCAAGACGACCACATTTATACGTATGATTCCGTTCACCTTGGGGTAGCTGTAGCACTAGAAAACGGTCTTGTCGTTCCTGTCATTTCTCATGCAGAAAAACTGTCCATTAAGCAAATTTCCAAAAAGATCAAGGAGTTAAGTTTACGTGCAAAAGTAGGAAATCTACAAAGTGAAGAAATGAAGGGTTCTACATTCACCATTTCGAGTCTTGGGGCTTATGGGGTTGAGTTTTTCACGCCAATCCTAAATCCGCCGGAAGTAGGAATTCTCGGTGTTGGATCCATTACAGATACCCCTGTTTTTGTTGGAGATGAAGTGCAGCGCCGAAGCCTTCTACCGCTTAGCTTAACGTTTGACCACCGTGTCATTGATGGTGCTCCGGCCAGTAAGTTTCTATCAATCATAAAAGATTATTTAGAAAAACCATATAAAATGTTTATTTAA
- a CDS encoding tetratricopeptide repeat protein — translation MQPQPIGVFPGAAGFFLLPPVPEADQFVSFLLRGQFPESWPESWRFFAAAIEGKSEEEVLTLLPAGPEAAYNRFILDPQAHTYTTAKEVLSGDFSFLLDAVAWRLQLCETPPPLGDTTGEIRAFLLATKGYDAFQRKDWSTGLSFILEAATTVEDVSPVFSARLYAEWAATKQMLGDYGTETIEGYRKALALLETSSFQEAKAELWFQLGSVYQTAAEGRKGFLLEAVRCYHEALKVYRKDTYPDDYATLHMNLALVYLAMPSLDRSSYLRSATAIQSLREALRIFKKDTHPELWASATVNLANALQHVKTSHLEENLWEAVALYEDVLEIRRPEDDPLGYARVLANQGNALAHLGAFSRAVPRLEEAGQLFRTYGEQEAANAINDILADIARKRKQAASNEKLNSKQSQ, via the coding sequence CTGCAGCCACAACCAATCGGTGTTTTTCCTGGAGCGGCAGGTTTTTTTCTCTTACCACCAGTTCCAGAAGCTGATCAATTCGTATCCTTTCTTCTTCGTGGACAATTCCCGGAAAGCTGGCCCGAGAGCTGGCGCTTTTTTGCTGCGGCGATTGAGGGAAAGAGCGAAGAAGAAGTTTTAACATTATTGCCGGCAGGACCGGAAGCTGCCTACAATCGTTTTATTTTGGATCCACAGGCACATACGTATACTACAGCAAAAGAAGTACTTTCAGGAGATTTCTCCTTTCTTTTGGATGCAGTGGCTTGGCGCCTTCAATTGTGTGAAACTCCCCCACCGCTTGGTGATACTACAGGAGAAATTCGGGCGTTTTTATTGGCAACTAAGGGGTACGATGCGTTTCAACGAAAAGATTGGTCGACGGGGCTTTCCTTTATTTTGGAAGCTGCCACTACAGTAGAGGACGTATCTCCTGTTTTTTCCGCACGGCTTTATGCGGAATGGGCCGCGACCAAACAAATGCTTGGTGATTACGGAACGGAAACGATAGAAGGATACCGCAAAGCCCTTGCACTTTTAGAAACGTCTTCCTTCCAGGAAGCTAAGGCTGAACTGTGGTTTCAATTAGGTTCCGTGTATCAAACAGCCGCTGAAGGACGGAAAGGTTTTCTGTTAGAAGCAGTCAGGTGCTATCATGAAGCCTTAAAAGTGTATCGAAAAGATACTTATCCAGATGACTATGCTACCCTTCATATGAATCTCGCGTTAGTATATTTGGCCATGCCGTCTTTAGACCGTAGTTCCTATCTTCGCTCTGCGACAGCGATTCAGTCATTGAGAGAGGCTTTGCGCATTTTTAAAAAAGATACACATCCAGAACTTTGGGCAAGCGCCACGGTCAATCTGGCCAATGCGTTACAGCATGTGAAAACATCTCATCTCGAAGAAAATCTTTGGGAAGCAGTTGCACTTTATGAAGATGTGCTTGAAATACGCCGTCCTGAAGACGATCCATTAGGATATGCTCGCGTCTTAGCTAATCAAGGGAATGCTTTGGCTCATTTAGGTGCGTTTTCTCGAGCAGTACCTCGATTGGAAGAGGCCGGTCAATTGTTTCGTACATATGGAGAACAAGAGGCAGCGAATGCCATCAATGACATCTTAGCGGATATTGCCCGTAAGCGAAAGCAAGCAGCCTCAAATGAAAAATTAAACAGTAAACAGTCCCAGTGA
- a CDS encoding hydrogenase maturation protease, which yields MKFELTSTGYLHIPAEKAVRFPTGTAIALVRGEELLVMPVSHLGAGGLLLKFRNSRGDRSMFVQELLPEGIPPGIRDAVWDDQYGAFRIPLYCSSTMTKK from the coding sequence GTGAAGTTTGAACTGACGTCAACAGGTTATCTGCATATTCCCGCCGAAAAAGCGGTGCGGTTCCCAACGGGAACCGCCATCGCTTTAGTACGTGGAGAAGAACTATTGGTGATGCCGGTAAGTCATTTAGGAGCGGGCGGATTATTGTTAAAATTTCGTAATTCTCGTGGAGATCGAAGCATGTTTGTCCAAGAACTATTGCCAGAAGGAATTCCGCCTGGAATCCGCGATGCCGTATGGGATGATCAATATGGAGCGTTTCGAATACCACTTTATTGTTCTAGTACGATGACGAAGAAGTGA